One window from the genome of Elaeis guineensis isolate ETL-2024a chromosome 5, EG11, whole genome shotgun sequence encodes:
- the LOC140858008 gene encoding uncharacterized protein: MWGPVLVLVRNGVRYFLTLIDDFSRKIWVFFLRKKLDVFSKFKVWKAEVETEQGCSVKCLRSDNGEEFTNREFQEFYEECACYLMNQSPHTRLEGGIFEEKWSGKKVELNHLRVFECTTHVHMAAGERSKLDAKSKKVSPKQWYKHFDSYVRSIGLSRCEHDPCVYVKTLENESRLYLLLYMDDMLITCRVGVVQELKVALSREFEMKDLGPARKILGMKILKDRVKKLLYLSQGGYIEKVLEKFGMKEAKLVAMPLVGHYKLSKGISPQFEVEDQEMERVPYASRVGSLMYATVEYIGVTEVAKEALWLKGLLLEMDFVQEIV, from the exons ATGTGGGGACCAGTACTTGTTTTGGTcaggaatggggtcagatacttctTAACACTGATTGATGACTTCTCGAGAAAGATCTGGGTTTTTTTCTTGAGGAAAAAGTTAGATGTCTTCTCTAAGTTCAAGGTGTGGAAAGCTGAAGTGGAGACAGAGCAAGGATGCAGTGTCAAGTGCTTAAGATCAGATAATGGCGAAGAGTTCACCAATAGAGAGTTCCAGGAGTTCTATGAGGAGTGTG CATGCTACCTAATGAATCAGTCACCTCATACTAGACTAGAAGGTGGTATTTTTGAGGAGAAGTGGTCTGGGAAGAAGGTGGAGTTGAACCACCTTAGAGTGTTCGAGTGCACGACCCATGTGCACATGGCTGCTGGTGAGCGAAGCAAGCTGGATGCCAAGTCAAAGAAGGTg TCTCCTAAGCAGTGGTACAAGCACTTTGATTCATATGTGAGGAGCATAGGGCTTTCTAGGTGTGAGCATGACCCATGTGTCTATGTGAAGACTCTAGAGAATGAGTCCAGATTGTACCTACtcctatatatggatgacatgttAATAACTTGTAGAGTAGGAGTGGTGCAGGAATTAAAAGTAGCcctatctcgagagtttgagatgaaggatttggggcctGCACGAAAGATACTAGGCATGAAGATCCTCAAGGATAGAGTGAAAAAGCTGCTATATTTGTCTCAGGGTGGCTACATTGAGAAGGTACTCGAAAAATTTGGAATGAAGGAGGCAAAATTGGTGGCAATGCCACTTGTCGGGCACTACAAACTTTCCAAGGGTATATCGCCACAGTTTGAGGTGGAGGATCAAGAAATGGAGAGGGTGCCATATGCCTCTAGAGTAGGTTCATTAATGTATGCGACG GTTGAATATATTGGAGTGACAGAGGTAGCTAAGGAGGCATTGTGGCTGAAGGGACTGTTGTTGGAGATGGACTTCGTACAAGAGATAGTCTGA